A region of the Parafrankia irregularis genome:
GCCGATGCGCTTGAGCGCGCCGTTCGCGAAGAGACCGTGCGTGCAGGCGACCCGGATGGACCCGACGCCGATCTCGCGCAGGCGCTCCAGCAGTTCGAGCACGGTGCTGCCCTGGGCGATCTCGTCGTCCAGGATGATGATGTCGCGGCCCGCGACGTCGCCGATGACGGCGCTGATCGCGACGCGGTCGTCGGCGAAGCGCTGCTTGGCGCCGGCCGCGACCGGCACGCCGAGGCGCCGGGCGAACCGCGCCGCCTCCTTGGCGTTGCCGAGGTCGGGGGAGACGACGGTCGTGTTCGACAGGTCGTTTCGCTGGAAGTGCTGGGCGAGCTCGCGCAGCGCGTGCAGGTGGTCGACCGGGACGCTGAAGAAGCCGTGCACCTGCGGTGAGTGCAGGGTCATCGCGAGGATGCGGCTGGCGCCGGCGGTGACCAGCAGGTCGGCGACGAGCCGGCCGCCGATCGAGATCCGCGGTGTGTCCTTCTTGTCGGACCGCGCGTAGGAGTAGTGCGGCATGACGACGGTGATCCGGGCGGCGGAGGCGCCGCGGGCCGCGTCGAGCATGAGCAGCAGCTCGACCAGGTTCTCCTGAACGGGCTTGATCAGCGGCTGGATGATGAAGATGTCCCGCTCACGGCAGTTCGCCTGCAGCTGTACTTCGAGGCAGTCGTTGGCGAAACGGTCGACGCGGACCGGCGAGAGCGGAACATCGAGATGGCCGCAGACTTCCTCCGCGAGCTGGTGGTGCGCACTTCCGCTGAACACGGCGATCTCTCGCACAGGGCACTCCCGTCGGCTCCGGCTACGGCGGATCTTCGCTGCCGGCGTCATCCTATGAGGGCGATCCCGGCGACCTGATCCGCCGCGGGCCTGCGGGCCTGCGTGCCCGTGTGCCCGCGGGCTCCGGTTCCACCGCCGGCCCACCGCATGTGCGGCCCACCACTGGTGGCTTCAGCTGGTGAGGCCGGATTCGTACGCGAAGATCACCAGCTGGGTGCGGTCCCGCGAGCTGGTCTTGGCCAGCAGGTTGGTCATATGGGTCTTGATCGTGCTGGTGGCCAGGACCAGGTCGGCGGCTATCTCGGCGTTGGACATTCCCCTGGCGACCCGGGTGAGGACGTCCCGTTCGCGATCGGTGAGCGTGTTCAGGAGCAGACGGGACGGGCTGGGCTCGGGGGCGTTCCCGTCGGCCGGGGGCGTGGCGGTGAACCGGTCGATGAGACGGCGGGTGGCCGCCGGGCTGAGCAGGGCGTCGCCGGCCGCCACAACGCGGATCGCGGTCAGCAGGTCCTCGGGCGGGGCGTCCTTCAGGAGGAAGCCGCTGGCACCCGCCCGCAGCCCGGCGAAGACGTACTCGTCCAGGTCGAACGAGGTCAGGATGATGACGCGGGTCGCCGGCCGCGCGGTGATCCTGCGGGTGGCGTCGATGCCGTTGACCCCGGGCATGCGGACGTCCATGAGGACGACGTCGGGATGGATCTCGGCGGCCATGCGCACGGCCTCGGCGCCGTTGCTCGCGGCGCCGACGACCTGCATCCCCGGTTCCGTGTT
Encoded here:
- a CDS encoding response regulator: MIRVMLADDQALLRVSLAALLNTEPGMQVVGAASNGAEAVRMAAEIHPDVVLMDVRMPGVNGIDATRRITARPATRVIILTSFDLDEYVFAGLRAGASGFLLKDAPPEDLLTAIRVVAAGDALLSPAATRRLIDRFTATPPADGNAPEPSPSRLLLNTLTDRERDVLTRVARGMSNAEIAADLVLATSTIKTHMTNLLAKTSSRDRTQLVIFAYESGLTS
- a CDS encoding ribose-phosphate diphosphokinase; translated protein: MREIAVFSGSAHHQLAEEVCGHLDVPLSPVRVDRFANDCLEVQLQANCRERDIFIIQPLIKPVQENLVELLLMLDAARGASAARITVVMPHYSYARSDKKDTPRISIGGRLVADLLVTAGASRILAMTLHSPQVHGFFSVPVDHLHALRELAQHFQRNDLSNTTVVSPDLGNAKEAARFARRLGVPVAAGAKQRFADDRVAISAVIGDVAGRDIIILDDEIAQGSTVLELLERLREIGVGSIRVACTHGLFANGALKRIGDQPDVTEIVCTNTVPVPAADQFSKLTVLSVAPALADAIRHIHNGESVSALFD